In Burkholderia contaminans, the following proteins share a genomic window:
- a CDS encoding glutathione S-transferase, with the protein MNAYRLYLSPGACSLAVHIALEETGAPFDVEIVSLQKQQNLEARYLAINAKARVPVLAIPGEPHVLTETPAILTYLARRYPDAQLLPLGDPLREARCHEWLAWLVGWVHGVGYGALWRPGRFIGDPALHSEVSAHGRRTIEAANEAIEAALADRRTWAEPGAHSIVDPFLFVLYRWGVAIGLDMTRHPAWTAHAQREAERPAARRALAREAA; encoded by the coding sequence ATGAACGCATACCGTCTCTATCTTTCGCCGGGCGCGTGTTCGCTCGCCGTCCATATCGCCCTGGAGGAAACCGGCGCGCCGTTCGACGTCGAAATCGTCTCCCTGCAGAAGCAGCAGAACCTCGAGGCGCGCTATCTCGCGATCAACGCGAAGGCGCGTGTGCCGGTGCTCGCGATTCCGGGCGAGCCGCACGTGCTGACCGAAACGCCGGCGATCCTCACGTATCTCGCGCGCCGTTATCCCGATGCGCAATTGCTGCCGCTCGGCGACCCGCTGCGCGAGGCACGGTGCCACGAGTGGCTCGCCTGGCTGGTCGGCTGGGTGCATGGCGTCGGCTACGGCGCACTGTGGAGGCCGGGCCGCTTCATCGGCGATCCGGCGCTGCACAGCGAGGTCAGCGCGCACGGGCGACGCACGATCGAGGCCGCGAACGAGGCGATCGAAGCCGCGCTCGCCGACCGTCGCACATGGGCCGAGCCGGGCGCGCATTCGATCGTCGATCCGTTCCTGTTCGTGCTGTATCGCTGGGGCGTCGCGATCGGGCTCGACATGACGCGGCATCCCGCGTGGACCGCCCACGCGCAGCGCGAGGCCGAGCGGCCGGCTGCGCGACGTGCGTTGGCGCGCGAAGCGGCTTGA
- a CDS encoding LysR substrate-binding domain-containing protein, with amino-acid sequence MRRIHLPPLQTLRAFETAVRLQSFTRAADALALTQGAVSQHIRTLEAQLGYPLFTRERNGATPTHAAHALALQVRQGLSVLERAFEPALAVRSRPRTCDVTLNVSVLPSVAERWLAPRLPRFTAAHPHIAIVLHPEVALAPLRKRDRIDVALRYGPGTWPGVVAEKLMNETIFPVASPAYRNRDGVAPRVPADLVRATLLRHPAQPWEPWLQAARIDLTESARAPRFTDVNALIDAALKGLGVALARRSLIEPELANGTLVRVSTVRITDVYAHYVVWRPDHPYEAAIRTWLDWLRSEVRRRTPRR; translated from the coding sequence ATGCGACGCATCCACCTTCCTCCGCTACAGACGCTGCGTGCATTCGAGACCGCCGTGCGGCTGCAGAGCTTCACGCGCGCGGCCGACGCGCTCGCGCTCACGCAAGGCGCCGTGAGCCAGCACATCCGCACGCTCGAGGCGCAGCTAGGCTATCCGCTCTTCACGCGCGAGCGTAACGGCGCGACGCCGACGCACGCCGCGCACGCGCTCGCACTGCAGGTACGCCAGGGCCTCAGCGTGCTCGAACGCGCGTTCGAGCCGGCACTCGCCGTGCGCAGCCGCCCACGCACTTGCGACGTCACGCTGAACGTCAGCGTGCTGCCGAGCGTCGCCGAGCGCTGGCTCGCACCGCGCCTGCCGCGCTTCACGGCCGCGCACCCGCACATCGCGATCGTGCTGCACCCGGAGGTGGCGCTCGCGCCGCTGCGCAAGCGCGACCGCATCGACGTCGCGCTGCGTTACGGGCCCGGCACGTGGCCGGGCGTCGTCGCCGAGAAGCTGATGAACGAGACGATCTTTCCGGTCGCAAGCCCCGCGTACCGCAATCGCGACGGCGTCGCGCCGCGCGTGCCGGCCGATCTCGTGCGCGCGACGCTGCTGCGCCATCCCGCGCAGCCGTGGGAACCTTGGCTCCAGGCCGCGCGGATCGACCTCACCGAATCCGCGCGCGCGCCACGCTTCACCGATGTGAATGCGCTGATCGACGCGGCGCTGAAAGGCCTCGGCGTCGCCCTCGCGCGCCGCTCGCTGATCGAGCCCGAACTCGCGAACGGCACGCTCGTGCGCGTGTCGACGGTGCGCATCACCGACGTGTACGCGCACTACGTCGTGTGGCGCCCCGACCATCCGTACGAAGCGGCGATCCGCACGTGGCTCGACTGGCTGCGCAGCGAGGTGCGGCGACGCACGCCGCGGCGCTGA
- a CDS encoding phosphocholine-specific phospholipase C, producing MTSSSRRRFLHTVAQSAGAAVALNAFPESIRRALAIPAARGTGTIRDVEHIVVFMQENRSFDHYFGHLRGVRGYNDRFPIPLPSGKPVWYQPSKADPGKPVLPFRLNTLTTSAQCVGDLDHSWYKTHAAIDGGRYDQWPANKTDMTMGYHVREDIPFHYALADAFTVCDNYFCSLPGPTHPNRSYLMTGTVDPTGKFGGPLLDNSDYVDGDGPPAYQLLSWTTFPERLEAHGVSWQIYQQGTTGNDPYNGNYGTNVLQNFANFINAKPGSSLYQRAQTVRTLDNLKDDVINDRLPQVSWLCPPAAFSEHPKYTPAYGANYTSQILDALTSNPDVWRKTVLFIMYDENDGFFDHIVPPQPPTSAAQGASTVTTDGELHTVVNPGRGGSYTADGLPYGLGPRVPMTVVSPWTKGGFVCSQVFDHTSVIRFIGERFGIDEPNITPWRRTVCGDLTAAFDFRSSDASFPPLPDTSQYRSIADQQCTSQPAPTVPATPSPIDPQEPGVRPARALPYELHVNASVYGGTKLRIEFANRGNQGAHFHVYATNRTDGPWRYTVGARRVLHADFDLTVTNGAYTFAVYGPNGFVRVFSGNVSAPAAPHRNPAQPEVKAGYDVANGNLYLKLRNHGGAHVTLTLTDNAYGAPSRQVTLHGGDERVEQWMLASSHQWYDVTVSDGAAGTFSRRFAGHVENGRPSYSDPAAVRPVSAA from the coding sequence ATGACGTCATCGAGCCGCCGCCGTTTCCTGCATACCGTCGCACAATCCGCGGGCGCCGCCGTCGCGCTCAACGCCTTCCCCGAATCGATCCGCCGCGCGCTCGCGATTCCCGCCGCGCGCGGCACCGGCACGATCCGCGATGTCGAGCACATCGTCGTGTTCATGCAGGAAAACCGCTCGTTCGATCATTACTTCGGACACCTGCGCGGCGTGCGCGGCTACAACGACCGCTTCCCGATCCCGCTGCCGAGCGGCAAGCCGGTGTGGTACCAGCCGTCGAAGGCCGACCCGGGCAAGCCGGTGCTGCCGTTCCGGTTGAACACGCTGACGACGAGCGCGCAGTGCGTCGGCGACCTCGACCACTCGTGGTACAAGACGCACGCGGCGATCGACGGCGGCCGCTACGACCAGTGGCCCGCGAACAAGACCGACATGACGATGGGCTATCACGTGCGCGAGGACATCCCGTTCCACTACGCGCTCGCCGATGCGTTCACCGTGTGCGACAACTACTTCTGCTCGCTGCCGGGGCCGACGCACCCGAACCGCTCGTACCTGATGACGGGCACAGTCGACCCGACCGGCAAGTTCGGCGGCCCGCTGCTCGACAACAGCGACTATGTCGACGGCGACGGGCCGCCCGCCTACCAGCTGCTGTCGTGGACGACCTTTCCCGAGCGTCTCGAAGCGCACGGCGTGTCGTGGCAGATCTACCAGCAGGGCACGACGGGCAACGATCCGTACAACGGCAACTACGGCACGAACGTGCTGCAGAACTTCGCGAACTTCATCAACGCGAAACCCGGCTCGTCGCTGTACCAGCGCGCGCAGACAGTGCGCACGCTCGACAACCTGAAGGACGACGTGATCAACGACCGGCTGCCGCAGGTGTCGTGGCTGTGTCCGCCCGCCGCGTTCTCCGAGCATCCGAAATACACGCCCGCATACGGCGCGAACTACACGTCGCAGATCCTCGACGCGCTCACGTCGAACCCGGACGTCTGGCGCAAGACCGTGCTGTTCATCATGTACGACGAGAACGACGGCTTCTTCGACCACATCGTGCCGCCGCAGCCGCCGACGTCGGCCGCGCAGGGCGCATCGACCGTGACGACCGACGGCGAGCTGCACACGGTCGTGAACCCCGGCCGCGGCGGCAGCTATACGGCCGACGGCCTGCCGTACGGCCTCGGGCCGCGCGTGCCGATGACGGTCGTGTCGCCATGGACAAAAGGCGGCTTCGTGTGCTCGCAGGTGTTCGACCACACGTCGGTGATCCGCTTCATCGGCGAGCGCTTCGGCATCGACGAACCGAACATCACGCCGTGGCGCCGCACGGTGTGCGGCGACCTCACCGCCGCCTTCGACTTCCGCTCGTCAGACGCGTCGTTCCCGCCGCTGCCCGACACGAGCCAGTACCGCTCGATCGCCGACCAGCAGTGCACATCGCAGCCCGCGCCGACCGTGCCCGCGACGCCATCGCCGATCGACCCGCAGGAACCCGGCGTGCGGCCGGCGCGTGCGCTGCCGTACGAGCTGCACGTGAACGCGAGCGTCTACGGCGGGACCAAACTTCGAATCGAGTTCGCGAACCGCGGCAACCAGGGCGCGCACTTCCACGTGTATGCGACGAACCGCACCGACGGCCCGTGGCGCTACACGGTCGGCGCGCGCCGCGTGCTGCATGCGGACTTCGACCTGACGGTGACGAACGGCGCGTACACGTTCGCGGTGTACGGGCCGAACGGATTCGTGCGCGTGTTCTCGGGCAACGTATCGGCCCCGGCCGCACCGCATCGCAACCCTGCGCAACCGGAAGTGAAGGCCGGCTACGACGTCGCGAACGGGAACCTGTACCTGAAGCTGCGCAACCATGGCGGGGCCCACGTCACGCTGACGCTGACCGACAACGCGTACGGCGCGCCGTCGCGGCAGGTGACGCTGCATGGCGGCGACGAACGCGTCGAGCAATGGATGCTCGCGTCGAGCCACCAATGGTATGACGTGACGGTGAGCGACGGCGCGGCCGGCACCTTCTCGCGCCGCTTCGCGGGCCACGTCGAGAACGGCCGGCCGAGCTATTCGGATCCGGCGGCGGTGCGGCCCGTCTCCGCGGCGTAA
- a CDS encoding RBBP9/YdeN family alpha/beta hydrolase yields MRACSKSAWPPRLVTVPGLHGSEGAHWQTWLERQFPRALRVEQDDWDAPDLARWAQSVRALLDRERGPFVLAAHSFGCLAAAHALAQWPHTGDVAGVLLVAPASPKKFTFAGPFDARRLAVPSIVIGSETDPWMPLGDARTLAQHLGSAFVNLGDAGHINTAAGFGPWPRAKYFIDTLVHCAAPLRFRDADDGFETALVDRALAHAV; encoded by the coding sequence ATGCGCGCATGCAGCAAATCGGCGTGGCCGCCGCGGCTCGTGACCGTTCCGGGCCTGCACGGCAGCGAAGGTGCTCACTGGCAGACCTGGCTCGAACGGCAGTTCCCGCGCGCGCTGCGCGTCGAGCAGGACGACTGGGACGCGCCCGATCTTGCGCGCTGGGCGCAATCGGTGCGTGCATTGCTCGACCGCGAACGCGGCCCGTTCGTGCTGGCCGCGCACAGCTTCGGTTGCCTCGCGGCCGCACATGCGCTTGCGCAGTGGCCGCACACGGGCGATGTCGCGGGCGTGCTGCTCGTCGCACCCGCCAGTCCGAAGAAATTCACGTTTGCCGGGCCGTTCGACGCACGCCGGCTCGCCGTGCCGTCGATCGTGATCGGCAGCGAAACCGATCCGTGGATGCCGCTCGGCGACGCGCGCACGCTCGCGCAGCACCTGGGCAGCGCGTTCGTGAACCTCGGCGACGCGGGGCACATCAACACCGCGGCCGGCTTCGGGCCGTGGCCGCGCGCGAAGTACTTCATCGACACGCTCGTCCATTGCGCGGCACCGCTGCGCTTTCGCGACGCGGACGACGGCTTCGAGACCGCACTCGTCGATCGCGCGCTCGCGCATGCGGTCTGA